A window of the Phragmites australis chromosome 20, lpPhrAust1.1, whole genome shotgun sequence genome harbors these coding sequences:
- the LOC133901525 gene encoding HSP-interacting protein-like → MGKTPKKKKLSEAGSRNSLSSSMNNRSSSRNGRCSGEQSPESAVDKDDAVFIGLAVELKEEGTRLFQRRDYERAAFKFDKAIQLLPKGHDDIAFVHCNIAACYMHMNPEEYHRAIDECNSALEASPKYTKALLKRARCFEALDKLDLACRDVQKVLSLEPNNVTALELSESIREVMEETDKQVVSPEEPAANFAKEKIQRRVSRKFRNSIVEEEVWEMIHDKEDHENDQDDGKENCSKENHTRNDLSKEENDTGEMQVKHNQDKHEKHTEEIKIKKGQYKRGARDDEEQQRQHTSWDMEEMNLKQRQEQGKSEKHLKEILVKGIQLELGRYTKQNQVISHSKQEKHTEEKYERYTNVNQERHSLERHIGRCNDMLENRTTIKTTNHGRDKHEKHTRENHEDVSEGTTKNVKFILGDDIRIVLIPENCSLLQLMDIARYKYNPYLKSFLLKFMDKEGDLVTITSTEDLRWVEELNPHVPVRLYIKEVSPDREIIRDVVMPTSSFAVQERNHYSISECGSSRKGDEKNSCVDDWMMQFARLFKNHAGFDSDACVDLRDLGIRLYYEAMEDTITSEEAQEIFQAAEAKFQEMAALALFNWGNVHMTRARKRLFLSEDASKESILSQLKDAYEWACTEYVKAGKKFEDSVDVKPDFYEGLIALGQQQFEQAKLSWRYADTCKVDMGTEVLELFNHAEDNMEKGMEMWEGIEYLRVKGLSKSRKEKIVLDKLGLNEQGKDLSTDEAFEQASNMRSQLNISWGTILYERSVVEFKLGLSSWEESLQEAIEKFKTGGASLADISVMVKNHCVNENTQEGLSFNIDEIVQAWNEMYDAKKLKNGSSSFRLEPLFRRRSSKLHNILEHIHYT, encoded by the exons ATGGGGAAgacaccaaagaagaagaaactaagtgaAGCGGGTTCGCGGAATAGCCTAAGCAGCTCAATGAACAACAGGAGCAGCTCAAGGAACGGCCGATGCAGCGGCGAACAGAGTCCCGAGTCAGCGGTGGACAAGGATGATGCTGTTTTCATAGGGCTGGCTGTTGAATTGAAGGAGGAGGGTACGAGGTTGTTCCAGAGGAGGGACTACGAGAGGGCAGCCTTCAAATTTGACAAGGCGATACAGCTCTTGCCAAAGGGGCATGATGATATTGCCTTCGTCCATTGTAACATTGCAGCATGTTACATGCACATGAATCCTGAGGAGTATCATCGTGCAATCGACGAGTGCAATTCAGCATTGGAAGCATCACCAAAGTATACAAAGGCATTGTTGAAAAGGGCACGGTGTTTTGAAGCATTGGATAAGCTAGATCTAGCTTGTAGGGATGTGCAAAAGGTTCTGAGCTTAGAACCAAACAATGTGACTGCATTGGAACTCTCCGAGAGTATTAGGGAGGTAATGGAAGAGACGGACAAACAGGTTGTGTCACCGGAGGAACCTGCGGCGAATTTTGCGAAAGAGAAGATACAGAGGAGGGTGTCCCGAAAATTTAGAAATTCCATAGTCGAGGAAGAGGTGTGGGAGATGATTCACGATAAAGAGGATCATGAGAATGACCAGGATGACGGGAAAGAGAACTGCAGTAAAGAGAACCATACGAGGAATGATTTAAGCAAGGAGGAAAACGACACCGGGGAGATGCAGGTGAAGCACAATCAGGACAAGCATGAAAAGCACACGGAAGAGATCAAAATCAAGAAGGGTCAGTACAAGCGAGGTGCGAGAGACGACGAAGAGCAGCAACGGCAGCACACTTCATGGGATATGGAAGAAATGAATCTGAAACAAAGGCAGGAACAAGGCAAGAGCGAAAAGCATCTCAAGGAGATACTGGTAAAAGGTATTCAGCTTGAGCTGGGAAGATATACAAAACAGAATCAAGTCATCAGTCATAGCAAGCAAGAGAAGCATACCGAGGAAAAGTATGAAAGGTACACCAATGTGAACCAGGAAAGACACTCTTTAGAGAGGCATATAGGCCGTTGCAACGACATGCTAGAAAATCGAACTACCATCAAAACAACAAATCATGGTAGAGACAAGCATGAAAAACATACCAGGGAGAATCATGAAGATGTTAGCGAAGGGACAACGAAGAATGTTAAGTTTATTCTTGGAGATGACATAAGGATTGTTTTAATTCCAGAAAATTGTAGTCTATTGCAACTAATGGACATAGCTCGGTATAAGTACAATCCCTACCTGAAGTCGTTCCTTCTGAAATTTATGGACAAAGAGGGTGATTTGGTGACAATTACATCAACAGAAGATTTAAGGTGGGTTGAGGAACTAAATCCACATGTACCAGTTCGCTTGTATATAAAAGAGGTTAGTCCTGATCGTGAGATCATTAGGGATGTGGTCATGCCTACCTCCTCTTTTGCTGTGCAAGAACGAAATCATTACAGCATCTCTGAGTGTGGAAGCTCAAGGAAGGGAGATGAAAAGAACTCTTGTGTTGATGACTGGATGATGCAGTTTGCCCGCCTATTCAAGAACCACGCCGGTTTTGATTCTGACGCATGCGTGGATCTCCGTGACCTTGGTATCCGACTTTACTATGAGGCAATGGAAGACACCATCACAAGTGAAGAAGCACAGGAAATATTTCAAGCTGCAGAGGCGAAATTTCAGGAAATGGCAGCCTTAGCATTGTTCAATTGGGGCAACGTCCACATGACTCGTGCAAGGAAGCGATTATTTTTATCTGAGGATGCTTCGAAAGAATCAATACTTTCCCAGCTCAAGGATGCATATGAATGGGCATGCACTGAATATGTCAAAGCTGGGAAGAAGTTTGAAGATTCTGTGGATGTAAAGCCAGACTTTTATGAAGGTCTTATTGCACTTGGACAGCAACAGTTTGAGCAAGCAAAGCTTTCTTGGCGTTATGCTGATACATGTAAAGTAGACATGGGAACTGAAGTATTAGAACTTTTCAATCATGCTGAGGACAATATGGAAAAGGGAATGGAGATGTGGGAAGGAATAGAATATTTGCGAGTAAAAGGGCTATCAAAATCCAGAAAGGAGAAGATAGTACTGGATAAATTGGGTTTGAATGAGCAGGGAAAAGATTTATCAACAGATGAAGCCTTTGAACAAGCATCAAATATGCGCTCACAGCTAAATATTTCATGGGGTACCATTCTTTATGAACGCTCGGTAGTAGAATTCAAGTTAGGACTTTCTAGCTGGGAGGAAAGTCTACAAGAAGCCATTGAAAAATTTAAGACTGGCGGAGCTTCTCTAGCAGATATTAGTGTGATGGTGAAGAACCATTGTGTGAACGAGAACACCCAAGAAG GATTAAGCTTCAATATCGATGAGATAGTTCAAGCATGGAATGAAATGTACGATGCTAAAAAGTTGAAAAATGGTAGTTCTTCATTCCGTCTTGAACCTTTATTTCGAAGGAGATCTTCAAAGCTGCATAATATACTAGAGCACATACACTATACGTGA